A DNA window from Loxodonta africana isolate mLoxAfr1 chromosome 7, mLoxAfr1.hap2, whole genome shotgun sequence contains the following coding sequences:
- the LOC135231876 gene encoding olfactory receptor-like protein OLF1, translating into MELIEGNYTLVTEFVLLGFPTRPELQIVLFLVFLMLYGVILMGNIGLIMLIRIDSRLQTPMYFFLSNLSFVDLCYSSVIVPKMLVNFLSENKSISYYGCALQFYFFCTFADTESFILAAMAYDRCVAICNPLLYTVVMSRGTFVWLIILPYIGGNLSSLVHTFFAFILKYCDKNVISHFFCDLPPLLKLSCTDTSVNEWLLSTYGSSVKIICFIIIVISYYFILLSVLKIRSSSGRKKTFSTCASHLTSVVIYQGSLLFIYSRPSSLYSPNTEKIISVFYTIVIPVLNPLIYGLRNKDVKDAAKKALRSKTDSS; encoded by the coding sequence atggaACTGATAGAAGGAAACTACACCTTGGTGACTGAATTTGTTCTATTAGGGTTTCCAACACGCCCTGAACTGCAGATTGTCCTATTCCTGGTGTTTCTGATGTTGTATGGTGTGATTCTAATGGGGAACATTGGCTTGATAATGTTAATCAGAATAGATTCCCGTCTTCAAAcccccatgtatttttttctcagtaaCCTATCCTTTGTAGACCTTTGCTATTCCTCAGTCATTGTTCCCAAAATGCTGGTCAACTTCCTCTCAGAGAACAAATCCATTTCCTATTATGGCTGTGCCCTGCAGTTCTATTTTTTCTGTACTTTTGCAGATACAGAATCCTTTATCTTGGCtgccatggcctatgatcgctgTGTTGCCATCTGTAACCCTTTGCTGTATACAGTTGTGATGTCCCGGGGCACCTTTGTATGGCTGATCATCTTGCCCTATATTGGTGGCAACTTAAGCTCCCTGGTTCATACATTCTTTGCTTTTATTCTGAAATACTGTGACAAAAATGTGATTAGTCATTTTTTCTGTGACCTCCCTCCACTGCTTAAGCTCTCCTGCACAGACACCTCAGTTAATGAGTGGCTCCTCTCCACGTATGGCAGCTCGGTGAAAATCATCTGCTTCATCATCATCGTTATCTCCTACTATTTCATTCTTCTCTCAGTCTTAAAGATTCGCTCTTCCAGTGGGAGGAAGAAAAccttctccacctgtgcctcTCACCTGACTTCTGTGGTCATTTATCAGGGGAGTCTACTGTTTATTTACTCAAGGCCCAGTTCCCTGTATTCTCCCAACACTGAAAAAATCATCTCGGTGTTCTACACCATTGTCATCCCAGTGCTAAATCCACTGATTTACGGtttgagaaacaaagatgtaaaagatgcAGCTAAGAAAGCTCTAAGATCAAagacagattcctcatga